The region TACTGACAGAAGCAGGCTTTCTAGTTATAGCAGAACTAGACACAGAAGAGGCTAAGACATTGCCTCCTTGAGGTTGAGTCAGCTCAGATTGAGAACTCATACATGATACATTGTTTCCACCACATTCATACAAACTGAAATACTCATTACACAAAATAGTTAACTCATCAACCACAGATTTAAACAGACTCCCACCCTTTTCAGGACCAAACATGATTTTCAAATTGTATTCCATTCCCTCCAACTTAGAGCTAGGATCAAAAATATAAGCAAAGAAAATCAGCTTGTTCATTTTTTCAGGATCCCCCCAATACTTATCAAACTTGGTTTTCATTTTTTCACCCAATGTTTTTACCTCAGTGTCATCACTCTCAATCATATCACACAACACCACATTCAAATCACATATTTCCTGAAAATGCATATCAGCAGTGACATACAAAGATCCAGAAATGCGTAAAGTGACAGAGTAAAAGTGAGATAGACAATCAGCAAACTTTCTGACCATTTCCCAGTCTTGAGCATCAGGTATATTACCattcaaatcaattttgaaaGAGGACTCATCCTCATCATACTTTTCAAAAGCTTTTTCAAACAAGCAAGCAGTACTAAGCATCAAGAAAGTTGAGTTCCAACGAGTAGGCACATCAAGACATAAAGATTTTTTAGTTGGAATTTCAACAAAGTCAGCAGCCTCTTTGAATTTTCTCAACCTAGCAGGACTATTTCTGATATATCTAACACAATCTCTCACTTTTTTAACAGAAACATTCAAATCTTTCAGACCATCAGTCACAACCAGATTCAAAATATGTGCAATGCATCTCATATGCAAATACTTCCCCTTAGCTACCCCAGTTCCCCATTGCAGCATTTTTTTCCTAAATGCAGACACTGCTGTATCATTGCTACTGGCATTATCCATAGTGATACTAAATACATTTTTAAGACCCCAATCAACCAGACAATTTTCTAAGGACTTAGATATGTATTCACCCTTATGGCCAGTGACAGGCATGAAAGCTATGATACGTTTATGCAACACCCAGAAATCATCAACCCAATGGCAAGTAACACACATATAATTAATTCTCTGAATGCTAGTCCATGTGTCAGTTGTAATACTAACCCTTTGACTATGACTCTTAAAcagaactttcaattttaacctcTCTTCTtcatacattttaaaacaatctCTAGTCACAGTCCACCTAGATGGTATGATAAACCTTGGACATGCAGTGTTCATTAGTCTTTTAAACCCCATCCCCTCAACAAACCTAAATGGAAGTTCATCCACAATGATCATATAGCATACAGCAGCCCTAATAGCATCTTGATTAAATTTCCAGGCTCCCACCATAACATTATCATCAACAACATTCAAAGGATTAACAACAGGAATCATAGTTAGCAAAGTTTGTCTGGTCTGTTTACTATGTGGGTTTTTAAGGCAAGCAAGCATGTGAGCTCTCAAAGTGGAGGTCCCATTCATTTTAGAGTGACAGTTATAAAGTCTAGCACaatataaacatttagcatGTAAGACTCTACCATTTTCATCACAGACCCTTTCAAAATGATCCCAGACAGGAGACCTACTTGTCATTTGCCTCCTCTTTCTTGTTGGGGCATTTGTTCCCTCTGCATTAGCAGGCACAGGTTGAGGGCCATTTATGCCCTCAACCTCCATCAACGAAGCAGTAACCACAGGAGCAGGACTGGGAGCAAGATTGCTCTCAGTCCCAACTTCAAGAACTGTGGGCATCTACAAACACAAAGAAACAAACAGGAATTAGTATCTTTTACAAGAAATATGGAacttgtgaaaaaaaaaaagtatacagAAAAATGCTTACCGTTGGGTTCATAGCCATTTACAGGATGCAGAGAAACAAGAAAGAAAGGGATTAAATTTCAGAGGCAGAGAACTTCTGGGACCAACAGAATCAATGGGATCAAGTTTTGCTTCCACCAAAGAGCATGAAATAAGacttcaaaattttcaattccaccacaCAGAATGAGATCGATGCTTCCACCACTTGATTGctcaaaaaatcagaaaaaaataAGCATCAGAAACACACATTTACAGAAGTTCTTGCACAATAAGAATATACAACTGAAAAAGAAGACTCACCCTTTTTAAACTGCAGTCAAATGAATCGTTTTCTCAAACATTAGATCCAAGAGAATCAGATGAAGCACCAAACCAACACGTGAATCAAACAGAAATAAAGAACAGTTTAGTCACAAACCCAGAATCAGATAAAGAACACATGAACTTCAACAAAAAGGAAAGAGATAATTAAAGACTCACCGATTAATCTGTTGTTCATAACAGAGAGAGATCGCCAGTCAAAAATTAGATCCATGTTGATGTTCCATAAAAACGAAAAAAGTTAGgaagaatcaaataataacAGTAAGAAGAAGGAACTTAATGTAAACAgaaaccaaaactgaaaaaaaCACTCACCGGTGATGTTATACATCATGCATGTTCCTTCGAGAGAGAACGAAGGTCGAAGGATATGAAATATAACATCATCGAGCactaaaaagtataaaatggtGGAATCTGTATGATTAAAACCTTAAAACGCTAGCTTAATCGAAGTTTTAGAGGAGAAACCATTGCTGTTTTAGGATTTGAAAGGGTCGAGTGATGAAAAATGCAGAGAATGGAGACGAAGAGTTTGGGATTTCAGAGAGAAAAGGAAGAGAATCAGAGAGAAGTAGGCGGTGCAAATgaattaggtttagggttttttttaagagGCGAATTTATACCCTACACAAAACGCTGCGGTTTGTGTAGGGTTAACTGGAGTGTCACACGTGCATGAAGCCATCCTCACACGTGCTTCAGCCCCCTctcaaaacgacgtcgtttcactggttcggtttttcggttaaaTCGGTGGTCATCTACCCAAAACCGAATTGATTATCATAAACCGAAAAAATCACCCAACCCAACCCAAACTGTGCCGTTTTGCTTGAAACCACcgaatttaattcaaaatttcgGTTTAATTCGATTCGGTTTTCGGTTCAATTCGATTAATGCACACCCCTATTTGAGGGTGAtgctaaaaattaataattcatattttaaattattaaaattaaaaatttaggttaaaataaagcaaattaaaaattgatcatGATTTACTTTATAATTGCTCATATTTGTTTGTAGATTTTAACTATCAATTATCTTCAATCGTTTTCTcagttattttgatttttagcCCAAAATCTACATCTCTTTGAAATGTCACTCTCAtacaacaaattttattttttgaagattTGTATGCTCTAAACATTACTAATCACCACTTAAAAAATGGTTACCCAATTCCCACCAAAACGCCTTTAAATTGTAACCAAACTT is a window of Mercurialis annua linkage group LG2, ddMerAnnu1.2, whole genome shotgun sequence DNA encoding:
- the LOC126668760 gene encoding zinc finger BED domain-containing protein RICESLEEPER 2-like, whose translation is MAMNPTMPTVLEVGTESNLAPSPAPVVTASLMEVEGINGPQPVPANAEGTNAPTRKRRQMTSRSPVWDHFERVCDENGRVLHAKCLYCARLYNCHSKMNGTSTLRAHMLACLKNPHSKQTRQTLLTMIPVVNPLNVVDDNVMVGAWKFNQDAIRAAVCYMIIVDELPFRFVEGMGFKRLMNTACPRFIIPSRWTVTRDCFKMYEEERLKLKVLFKSHSQRVSITTDTWTSIQRINYMCVTCHWVDDFWVLHKRIIAFMPVTGHKGEYISKSLENCLVDWGLKNVFSITMDNASSNDTAVSAFRKKMLQWGTGVAKGKYLHMRCIAHILNLVVTDGLKDLNVSVKKVRDCVRYIRNSPARLRKFKEAADFVEIPTKKSLCLDVPTRWNSTFLMLSTACLFEKAFEKYDEDESSFKIDLNGNIPDAQDWEMVRKFADCLSHFYSVTLRISGSLYVTADMHFQEICDLNVVLCDMIESDDTEVKTLGEKMKTKFDKYWGDPEKMNKLIFFAYIFDPSSKLEGMEYNLKIMFGPEKGGSLFKSVVDELTILCNEYFSLYECGGNNVSCMSSQSELTQPQGGNVLASSVSSSAITRKPASVSKARFKQHRKEMGASSSRKSELEVYLNEDLVEDGDELEVLTWWKQNAHRFPILSKLARDILGVPISTVASESAFSTGGRVLDCFRSSLTPKLVEALICTQDWLRACKAPLVVEECLDELDSFEKELPNVGPPAI